From the genome of Rhineura floridana isolate rRhiFlo1 chromosome 7, rRhiFlo1.hap2, whole genome shotgun sequence, one region includes:
- the LOC133388594 gene encoding cytochrome c oxidase assembly factor 8-like: MATAAGSRLLLGRATAPAASRCSCRRRASNFCSPSHSCHNWIGPPDRCSNFRPVIFYIPKHESPFERRLRELRQETQVWNQQFWANQNISFQKEKDFVCSRLKAKGLQLRDEKGRKVTLNAEEMAEFYKGFLSKNFKKHIDY, encoded by the exons ATGGCAACAGCTGCAGGCAGCCGCCTTCTCTTAGGCCGCGCGACGGCACCAGCGGCCTCGCGCTGTTCTTGCAGACG CCGGGCTTCAAATTTTTGCTCTCCTTCACACTCTTGCCACAATTGGATTGGTCCTCCTGATCGATGTTCAAACTTCCGACCAGTAATATTTTATATTCCTAAACATGAATCCCCATTTGAACGAAGACTTAGAGAGCTTAGACAGGAAACTCAGGTTTGGAATCAACAGTTCTGGGCAAACCAGAATATATCATTTCAAAAGGAAAAAGATTTTGTTTGCTCCAGATTGAAAGCCAAAGGTCTACAACTGAGAGATGAAAAGGGCCGGAAAGTAACACTGAATGCAGAAGAAATGGCTGAATTTTACAAGGGTTTTTTAAGTAAGAACTTCAAAAAACATATAGACTATTAA